Sequence from the Thermomonas sp. HDW16 genome:
CATAAGCCGGCCAGTGCGCCTGCGCCCAGGCATCGAATGCTGCACGGAAATCGGCGACGGTGGCGATGCCGGGCAGGTCGAGGTCGAGTTCGGGCGCCGCGCTGAATTCGCGGAAGCGGCCGAACAGTTGCAGGGTGATTTTCATTGGGTGAGTCCATCGAACGAAGCGCCATGGGGGCGCAGCGGAAAGATCGGAACACGGGTTCCGGCGGGCAGCGTGCTGGCGTCTTCGGGCAACAGCGCCCAGACGCGCGCGCGCAGCAGCGGTGCGGTCTTGAAACTTTCCTGACCCTTGAGCAGTTGCACCTGCAGCTGTCCCTGCGCGTTCAACACCAGCGCGGCCTTCTGGATCATGGTGAAGCCGGGTTTCTTGCTGGCGTCGGCCGCCAGTGGCAGCCGCAGCGCGGTTTCCGGCGGCTGTCCGGCCAACGCACGCAGGGCGGCATCCACATGGAAGCGCGCGCCGACCGCACTGGACACCGGATTGCCGGGCAGGCCGAACACCAGCGTGCCGCGACCTGCAGTGGCGAACAGCAGCGGCTTGCCCGGGCGCATCTTCAATTTGTGGAATCGCAGTTCGGCGCCGGCTGCGCGCAGCACGTACGGCACGAAGTCGTAGCGGCCCATCGACACCGCGCCGGTGGTGACCACCAACTCGATGCCGGCGTCCAGCCAGCGCGCCAGCAGGGTCGCCAGCGCCTCCGGCTCGTCGGGCACGGTGACGCGCTCCACCACCTCGGCGCCGGCGTCGGTGAACAGCTGCGCCAGATAGGGGCCGTTGGTATTGGCGATTTGCCCCGGCGCCAATGCGGCGCCGTCGGTATCGACCAGTTCGCGGCCGGTGCAGGCCAATGCCAGGCGCGGGCGGCGGCGCACGTCGACTTCGCCGATGCCGATCCCGCGCAGCACCATCACCGCTTCCTGGTTGAGGCGGGTGCCGGCGTCCAGCACGCGTTCGCCAGTGGCCACGTCCTCGCCTGCGTGGCGTACGTGCTGGCCGCTGCGTGGAGTGATCGAGAGACGGATCGATAACGCTGCACCGGCAGGATCGCGCGCGGTGACCGTGCAGTCTTCCACCGGCACCACCGTGTCCAGCCCGTCGGGCAGGCGCGCGCCGGTCATGATGCTGCAGGCGCCATCGGACTGGCCGGCGATACCATCGCCTGCGGCCTGTTCGGCCA
This genomic interval carries:
- the glp gene encoding gephyrin-like molybdotransferase Glp; protein product: MKTMIAVDEALAMIRACCTPLPSERIALAQAGERVLAEAIDAPRALPPFDNSAMDGFALRWREDLAEGSELAVLAEQAAGDGIAGQSDGACSIMTGARLPDGLDTVVPVEDCTVTARDPAGAALSIRLSITPRSGQHVRHAGEDVATGERVLDAGTRLNQEAVMVLRGIGIGEVDVRRRPRLALACTGRELVDTDGAALAPGQIANTNGPYLAQLFTDAGAEVVERVTVPDEPEALATLLARWLDAGIELVVTTGAVSMGRYDFVPYVLRAAGAELRFHKLKMRPGKPLLFATAGRGTLVFGLPGNPVSSAVGARFHVDAALRALAGQPPETALRLPLAADASKKPGFTMIQKAALVLNAQGQLQVQLLKGQESFKTAPLLRARVWALLPEDASTLPAGTRVPIFPLRPHGASFDGLTQ
- a CDS encoding MoaD/ThiS family protein; translation: MKITLQLFGRFREFSAAPELDLDLPGIATVADFRAAFDAWAQAHWPAYAPALLKASAIATESALLRADSTLPSDGRLAVLPPVSGG